In a genomic window of Sarcophilus harrisii chromosome 4, mSarHar1.11, whole genome shotgun sequence:
- the TCP11 gene encoding T-complex protein 11 homolog isoform X1, with protein sequence METVNGVSKMSIAHEIVVNQDFHMEEMALSPDSLESKIKETMHNAFWDHLREQLSAVPPDYTYALQLLKEIKEILLSLLLPRQNRLKSQIEEVMDMELLKQEADHGALDVSHLSTYILSMMTMLCAPVRDEEVQKLESISDPVQLLREIFHVLGLMKMDMVNFTIQSIRPHLQEHSIQYERAKFQELLQRMPNFLDHTTKWLSQAATEVMTPPPPPYDPPEQITSSPADETMKDNPISPSMVLNQGYMNLLHWDPDNEEFPETVMMDRTRLQEIQCQLNQLTILASVLLVANSYCGPKLLGSPQFVDRLKQIIKVLLEGNQSRLNEALLSISDQVLQEIQQALVDLNLPALSKENAASLSGQIHSVAKEDNCVRSIIDQRIRLFLKCCLIRGVQPSLRDLPGGITPIEEELAEMGQRFSCLIHHNQQVFGPYYAGILKKVLYSPQESEASVDSI encoded by the exons ATGGAGACAGTTAATGGAGTTTCCAAGATGAGCATTGCACATGAAATTGTGGTGAACCAGGATTTCCATATGGAAGAGATGGCCTTATCTCCAGATAG TCTGGAAAGCAAGATTAAGGAGACAATGCACAATGCTTTCTGGGACCATCTTCGAGAACAGCTGTCAGCTGTTCCTCCGGATTATACTTATGCTCTACAGCttctaaaagaaatcaaagag ATTTTGTTATCGCTGCTCCTTCCTCGCCAGAACCGCCTAAAAAGTCAGATTGAAGAAGTGATGGATATGGAGCTACTTAAGCAGGAAGCTGATCATGGAGCATTGGATGTGTCTCATCTGTCCACCTACATCCTGAGCATGATGACAATGCTTTGTGCACCAGTTCGAGATGAAGAGGTTCAGAAACTTGAGAGCATATCAGATCCTGTGCAGTTACTGAG GGAAATATTCCATGTTCTAGGCCTGATGAAAATGGACATGGTGAACTTCACCATCCAGAGCATACGACCACATCTGCAGGAGCACTCAATCCAATATGAACGGGCCAAATTCCAGGAGCTTCTCCAGAGGATGCCTA aCTTCCTGGATCACACCACAAAGTGGCTAAGCCAAGCAGCTACTGAAGTTATGACACCCCCTCCACCCCCCTATGACCCTCCCGAGCAAATCACTTCTTCACCTGCAGATGAGACAATGAAAGACAATCCTATAAGCCCCTCAATGGTGTTAAATCAGGGTTACATGAATCTTCTTCACTGGGATCCTGACAATGAGGAATTTCCCGAG ACTGTGATGATGGACAGAACCCGGCTGCAGGAGATTCAGTGCCAGTTAAATCAGCTGACCATTTTGGCCTCCGTATTGCTAGTAGCCAACAGTTACTGTGGCCCTAAGTTACTGGGTTCACCTCAATTTGTAGACAGACTGAAACAAATAATCAAAGTCCTCTTGGAGGGAAATCAGTCAAG GCTCAATGAGGCCTTGCTGAGTATAAGTGACCAAGTGCTTCAGGAAATACAGCAGGCCCTTGTGGACCTGAATCTTCCTGCTTTAAGCAAAGAAAATGCGGCTTCCCTGTCAGGCCAGATCCACAGTGTGGCCAAGGAGGACAACTGCGTCCGCAGCATCATTG ATCAACGGATCCGTTTGTTTCTCAAATGCTGCCTGATCCGGGGAGTGCAGCCTTCTCTGAGGGATCTCCCTGGAGGCATTACTCCTATTGAAGAGGAGCTGGCAGAAATGGGCCAAAGGTTTTCCTGCCTGATACATCACAACCAACAAGTGTTTGGGCCCTACTATGCTGGCATCTTAAAAAAAGTGCTCTACTCTCCACAAGAGTCGGAAGCAAGCGTGGATTCTATCTGA
- the TCP11 gene encoding T-complex protein 11 homolog isoform X3, which translates to MDMELLKQEADHGALDVSHLSTYILSMMTMLCAPVRDEEVQKLESISDPVQLLREIFHVLGLMKMDMVNFTIQSIRPHLQEHSIQYERAKFQELLQRMPNFLDHTTKWLSQAATEVMTPPPPPYDPPEQITSSPADETMKDNPISPSMVLNQGYMNLLHWDPDNEEFPETVMMDRTRLQEIQCQLNQLTILASVLLVANSYCGPKLLGSPQFVDRLKQIIKVLLEGNQSRLNEALLSISDQVLQEIQQALVDLNLPALSKENAASLSGQIHSVAKEDNCVRSIIDQRIRLFLKCCLIRGVQPSLRDLPGGITPIEEELAEMGQRFSCLIHHNQQVFGPYYAGILKKVLYSPQESEASVDSI; encoded by the exons ATGGATATGGAGCTACTTAAGCAGGAAGCTGATCATGGAGCATTGGATGTGTCTCATCTGTCCACCTACATCCTGAGCATGATGACAATGCTTTGTGCACCAGTTCGAGATGAAGAGGTTCAGAAACTTGAGAGCATATCAGATCCTGTGCAGTTACTGAG GGAAATATTCCATGTTCTAGGCCTGATGAAAATGGACATGGTGAACTTCACCATCCAGAGCATACGACCACATCTGCAGGAGCACTCAATCCAATATGAACGGGCCAAATTCCAGGAGCTTCTCCAGAGGATGCCTA aCTTCCTGGATCACACCACAAAGTGGCTAAGCCAAGCAGCTACTGAAGTTATGACACCCCCTCCACCCCCCTATGACCCTCCCGAGCAAATCACTTCTTCACCTGCAGATGAGACAATGAAAGACAATCCTATAAGCCCCTCAATGGTGTTAAATCAGGGTTACATGAATCTTCTTCACTGGGATCCTGACAATGAGGAATTTCCCGAG ACTGTGATGATGGACAGAACCCGGCTGCAGGAGATTCAGTGCCAGTTAAATCAGCTGACCATTTTGGCCTCCGTATTGCTAGTAGCCAACAGTTACTGTGGCCCTAAGTTACTGGGTTCACCTCAATTTGTAGACAGACTGAAACAAATAATCAAAGTCCTCTTGGAGGGAAATCAGTCAAG GCTCAATGAGGCCTTGCTGAGTATAAGTGACCAAGTGCTTCAGGAAATACAGCAGGCCCTTGTGGACCTGAATCTTCCTGCTTTAAGCAAAGAAAATGCGGCTTCCCTGTCAGGCCAGATCCACAGTGTGGCCAAGGAGGACAACTGCGTCCGCAGCATCATTG ATCAACGGATCCGTTTGTTTCTCAAATGCTGCCTGATCCGGGGAGTGCAGCCTTCTCTGAGGGATCTCCCTGGAGGCATTACTCCTATTGAAGAGGAGCTGGCAGAAATGGGCCAAAGGTTTTCCTGCCTGATACATCACAACCAACAAGTGTTTGGGCCCTACTATGCTGGCATCTTAAAAAAAGTGCTCTACTCTCCACAAGAGTCGGAAGCAAGCGTGGATTCTATCTGA
- the TCP11 gene encoding T-complex protein 11 homolog isoform X2 yields the protein MHNAFWDHLREQLSAVPPDYTYALQLLKEIKEILLSLLLPRQNRLKSQIEEVMDMELLKQEADHGALDVSHLSTYILSMMTMLCAPVRDEEVQKLESISDPVQLLREIFHVLGLMKMDMVNFTIQSIRPHLQEHSIQYERAKFQELLQRMPNFLDHTTKWLSQAATEVMTPPPPPYDPPEQITSSPADETMKDNPISPSMVLNQGYMNLLHWDPDNEEFPETVMMDRTRLQEIQCQLNQLTILASVLLVANSYCGPKLLGSPQFVDRLKQIIKVLLEGNQSRLNEALLSISDQVLQEIQQALVDLNLPALSKENAASLSGQIHSVAKEDNCVRSIIDQRIRLFLKCCLIRGVQPSLRDLPGGITPIEEELAEMGQRFSCLIHHNQQVFGPYYAGILKKVLYSPQESEASVDSI from the exons ATGCACAATGCTTTCTGGGACCATCTTCGAGAACAGCTGTCAGCTGTTCCTCCGGATTATACTTATGCTCTACAGCttctaaaagaaatcaaagag ATTTTGTTATCGCTGCTCCTTCCTCGCCAGAACCGCCTAAAAAGTCAGATTGAAGAAGTGATGGATATGGAGCTACTTAAGCAGGAAGCTGATCATGGAGCATTGGATGTGTCTCATCTGTCCACCTACATCCTGAGCATGATGACAATGCTTTGTGCACCAGTTCGAGATGAAGAGGTTCAGAAACTTGAGAGCATATCAGATCCTGTGCAGTTACTGAG GGAAATATTCCATGTTCTAGGCCTGATGAAAATGGACATGGTGAACTTCACCATCCAGAGCATACGACCACATCTGCAGGAGCACTCAATCCAATATGAACGGGCCAAATTCCAGGAGCTTCTCCAGAGGATGCCTA aCTTCCTGGATCACACCACAAAGTGGCTAAGCCAAGCAGCTACTGAAGTTATGACACCCCCTCCACCCCCCTATGACCCTCCCGAGCAAATCACTTCTTCACCTGCAGATGAGACAATGAAAGACAATCCTATAAGCCCCTCAATGGTGTTAAATCAGGGTTACATGAATCTTCTTCACTGGGATCCTGACAATGAGGAATTTCCCGAG ACTGTGATGATGGACAGAACCCGGCTGCAGGAGATTCAGTGCCAGTTAAATCAGCTGACCATTTTGGCCTCCGTATTGCTAGTAGCCAACAGTTACTGTGGCCCTAAGTTACTGGGTTCACCTCAATTTGTAGACAGACTGAAACAAATAATCAAAGTCCTCTTGGAGGGAAATCAGTCAAG GCTCAATGAGGCCTTGCTGAGTATAAGTGACCAAGTGCTTCAGGAAATACAGCAGGCCCTTGTGGACCTGAATCTTCCTGCTTTAAGCAAAGAAAATGCGGCTTCCCTGTCAGGCCAGATCCACAGTGTGGCCAAGGAGGACAACTGCGTCCGCAGCATCATTG ATCAACGGATCCGTTTGTTTCTCAAATGCTGCCTGATCCGGGGAGTGCAGCCTTCTCTGAGGGATCTCCCTGGAGGCATTACTCCTATTGAAGAGGAGCTGGCAGAAATGGGCCAAAGGTTTTCCTGCCTGATACATCACAACCAACAAGTGTTTGGGCCCTACTATGCTGGCATCTTAAAAAAAGTGCTCTACTCTCCACAAGAGTCGGAAGCAAGCGTGGATTCTATCTGA